One stretch of Candidatus Binatia bacterium DNA includes these proteins:
- a CDS encoding PDZ domain-containing protein, which produces MNAVVSLLERTVAASVALEVEVPESHPSAALLGTTRQGSGIIFDPLGLVLTANYVTLGARSIRVRSVDHQSWTGRALVQDFRRGFAVVAIQESGRFPALALRPVETIRVGDPVFLLSAVSQNGRRVHDGVVSAVEPFDAYWEYHVDRAVFTTAPNPGFGGGALIDCRGDVCGLVLLELAEIGRFTLAVPLNDLVERREELLRGQRSPEPPRGWLGLFCYSVGRHVVVGGVVPGSPAETGGLKSGDVVLMVDGQRITERGDLYNLIWQHKPGDRLEMNVYRDNAVVRLTVRLGDAEAFFA; this is translated from the coding sequence TGCTCGAGCGGACCGTCGCAGCCAGCGTAGCTCTGGAGGTCGAGGTTCCGGAGTCTCACCCGTCTGCCGCGCTGCTGGGAACCACCCGGCAAGGTAGCGGCATCATCTTCGACCCACTCGGCTTAGTGCTCACGGCCAACTACGTCACCCTGGGCGCACGATCTATCCGCGTGCGGTCGGTGGATCATCAGTCATGGACCGGTCGGGCCCTCGTGCAGGATTTCCGCCGCGGCTTTGCGGTGGTTGCGATTCAGGAAAGCGGCCGTTTCCCTGCGTTAGCGCTGCGACCCGTCGAGACTATCCGGGTGGGCGATCCCGTCTTCCTCCTGTCCGCGGTTTCTCAAAACGGTCGCCGAGTACATGACGGGGTCGTTTCTGCCGTCGAGCCGTTCGACGCTTACTGGGAATATCACGTGGACCGTGCTGTGTTCACCACGGCGCCCAACCCAGGCTTTGGTGGCGGAGCGCTCATTGACTGCCGCGGGGATGTGTGCGGCCTAGTTTTGTTGGAGCTCGCGGAAATCGGGCGTTTTACTTTAGCTGTACCCCTGAACGATCTCGTGGAGCGCCGGGAAGAACTTTTGCGCGGCCAGCGTTCTCCCGAGCCGCCCCGCGGTTGGCTCGGGCTGTTTTGTTATTCCGTGGGAAGACACGTCGTCGTCGGAGGGGTCGTGCCCGGTAGCCCAGCGGAAACGGGCGGGCTGAAAAGCGGAGACGTGGTTCTGATGGTCGACGGCCAGCGGATTACCGAGCGTGGGGATCTGTACAACCTCATCTGGCAGCATAAGCCGGGCGATCGCTTGGAAATGAATGTATACCGCGACAACGCTGTCGTGCGCCTCACCGTTCGGCTCGGTGACGCGGAAGCCTTCTTTGCCTGA
- a CDS encoding peptidase M48: MSFALLQEVVVWAIPLLLAVILHEVAHGYVAYLLGDPTAKRAGRITLNPIPHIDPFGTLALPLLLIVLHSPFLFGYARPVPVNFGRLRHPRRDMVLVAAAGPLTNLALASCFAAVLPVVWLPQLPGAEQPLVAQIVFRGVLINVVLAVFNLLPVPPLDGGRVLAGLVPPRLALVLARVEPFGMLIVIALLATNVADMVMRPLIRGLLGWLL; this comes from the coding sequence GTGTCTTTTGCGCTGCTCCAGGAAGTCGTTGTGTGGGCCATCCCGCTGCTGCTCGCGGTGATCCTTCATGAAGTCGCCCACGGTTACGTGGCGTATCTTTTAGGAGACCCGACGGCGAAACGGGCCGGCCGTATCACGTTGAATCCCATTCCGCACATCGATCCTTTCGGCACTCTCGCACTGCCCCTGTTGCTCATTGTCCTGCACTCGCCTTTCTTGTTTGGCTACGCGCGGCCGGTGCCGGTCAACTTCGGCCGTCTCCGCCATCCCCGGCGCGACATGGTTTTGGTGGCTGCGGCGGGTCCCCTGACCAATCTTGCCCTGGCAAGCTGTTTTGCTGCCGTCTTGCCTGTTGTGTGGCTGCCTCAGTTGCCGGGAGCCGAGCAGCCGCTGGTGGCACAAATCGTTTTCCGTGGCGTTCTGATCAACGTGGTGCTGGCTGTCTTCAACCTCTTGCCCGTGCCGCCTCTCGATGGAGGGAGGGTGCTCGCCGGCCTGGTGCCGCCGCGTCTGGCGCTCGTTCTCGCCCGTGTCGAACCCTTTGGTATGCTCATCGTCATTGCGCTTCTGGCCACGAACGTGGCAGACATGGTCATGCGCCCGCTGATCCGCGGGTTGCTGGGGTGGTTGTTGTGA
- the trpS gene encoding tryptophan--tRNA ligase, whose protein sequence is MSGGGSKLVVVSGMRPTGRLHLGHLHGALKNWVRLQNEADRCFFFVADWHVLTTKPEGTESIAQNTVEMVTDWLAVGLDPEKVVIFRQSAVKQHAELHLLLSMITPTPWLVRNPTVKEQARDLGLIRDESEQEVLSLSYGLLGYPVLQSADVLIYKATAVPVGEDQAPHIELTREIARRFNHFYGPVFPEPRTLVTEAPRVPGLDGRKMSKSFNNAVWLRDPPEEVDRKLSRMMTDPRRVRRTDPGEPEDCPAFRLHRIYCTPEEIDYVTRGCRTASIGCLECKKIMIRHVVEELGPMAERRRQLESEPQAVERVLERGQEQAQQVAEQTMKQVRTAVGLPA, encoded by the coding sequence GTGAGTGGCGGTGGTTCGAAACTCGTGGTCGTCAGCGGGATGCGCCCCACCGGGCGCTTGCACCTCGGGCACTTGCACGGAGCCCTGAAGAACTGGGTGCGGCTTCAGAACGAAGCGGATCGGTGCTTTTTCTTCGTGGCCGATTGGCACGTTCTGACGACCAAGCCGGAGGGAACCGAGTCGATTGCGCAGAACACGGTCGAAATGGTGACCGACTGGCTTGCGGTGGGGCTCGACCCCGAGAAAGTCGTGATCTTCCGGCAATCGGCCGTGAAGCAACATGCGGAATTGCATCTGCTGCTTTCCATGATCACGCCCACACCCTGGCTGGTGCGCAATCCAACCGTGAAAGAACAAGCGCGGGACTTGGGTCTCATCCGCGATGAATCGGAACAGGAAGTGCTGAGCCTTTCCTATGGGTTGCTGGGTTACCCGGTGCTGCAAAGTGCGGACGTGCTGATTTACAAAGCTACTGCCGTACCGGTCGGGGAGGACCAGGCCCCGCACATCGAGCTCACCCGTGAAATTGCCCGACGCTTCAATCACTTTTACGGCCCTGTCTTCCCCGAGCCCAGAACACTCGTCACAGAAGCACCGCGGGTGCCCGGCCTCGACGGCCGCAAGATGAGCAAGAGCTTCAACAATGCTGTGTGGCTGCGCGATCCGCCCGAGGAGGTGGACCGCAAGCTCTCGCGGATGATGACCGACCCGCGCCGCGTTCGCCGCACCGATCCCGGCGAGCCCGAGGACTGCCCGGCCTTTCGGTTGCACCGGATTTACTGCACCCCGGAGGAAATTGACTACGTCACGCGCGGGTGTCGTACAGCGAGCATTGGCTGTCTCGAGTGCAAGAAAATCATGATCCGGCACGTCGTCGAAGAACTCGGTCCAATGGCCGAGCGCCGGCGCCAACTGGAGTCGGAGCCCCAGGCTGTGGAGCGAGTTCTGGAGCGCGGACAGGAGCAAGCGCAACAGGTCGCCGAGCAAACCATGAAACAGGTGCGCACTGCCGTGGGATTGCCCGCATGA
- the scpA gene encoding segregation and condensation protein A encodes MTRADTSAAEQLPLPLYRVRLEVFEGPLDLLLHLIKKNEVQITDIPISVITEQYLKYLDWMRELRLDVAGEFLVMAATLMLIKSRMLLPADEEFEEDDGDPRQELVQQLREYQKYREAALALAERPLLGRDVFARPRDGEAAPGPPQLRVELWDLVEALKQLLDRRKPEPVHVVELEPVSLRACAERMLACLGAKRKVRFEELFDAGASRLEIVATFLVLLELVRLGALQATQAHREAPIEIELLHAEVGWEWLADWEEEPIRSPDVEDAE; translated from the coding sequence ATGACTCGCGCCGACACCTCCGCCGCCGAGCAGTTGCCGTTGCCGCTTTACCGGGTGCGGCTCGAGGTGTTCGAGGGGCCGCTCGATTTGCTTCTGCACCTCATCAAGAAAAACGAGGTGCAAATTACCGATATCCCGATCTCCGTCATTACCGAACAGTACCTCAAGTACCTCGACTGGATGCGCGAGCTCCGGCTGGACGTTGCCGGGGAGTTTTTGGTGATGGCCGCAACTTTGATGCTCATCAAGTCCCGGATGTTGCTGCCTGCTGACGAAGAATTCGAAGAAGATGACGGCGATCCGCGCCAAGAACTCGTGCAGCAACTGCGCGAATATCAAAAATATCGCGAAGCTGCTCTGGCTCTGGCCGAGCGCCCTTTGCTGGGGCGTGACGTGTTTGCGCGCCCGCGCGACGGCGAAGCGGCACCGGGCCCGCCACAGTTGCGCGTGGAGCTGTGGGATCTGGTCGAGGCTCTAAAGCAGCTCCTGGACCGCCGTAAGCCCGAGCCCGTGCACGTCGTGGAGCTCGAACCGGTATCCTTGCGTGCCTGTGCGGAGCGGATGTTGGCGTGCCTGGGGGCGAAGCGCAAAGTGCGCTTCGAAGAGCTGTTCGACGCGGGGGCTTCGCGACTGGAAATCGTCGCGACGTTTTTGGTTTTGCTCGAACTGGTCCGCTTGGGTGCCCTGCAAGCCACGCAAGCACACCGGGAAGCCCCAATCGAAATCGAACTCTTGCACGCGGAAGTGGGTTGGGAGTGGTTAGCCGATTGGGAAGAAGAACCCATCCGTTCGCCGGATGTCGAGGACGCGGAGTGA